A region from the uncultured Draconibacterium sp. genome encodes:
- the hydE gene encoding [FeFe] hydrogenase H-cluster radical SAM maturase HydE produces the protein MKKEEIIQLLKATGEERTALLKRAQEVKVKETGNKVYFRGLVEFSNICAKDCLYCGIRKGNDKVIRYDVSDEEILESCRFAWENHFASVVLQSGELSSPAFIKRVDGLLKKIKQLSNGELGITLSCGEQSEDTYRRWFGSGAHRYLLRIESSNRELYYKIHPENETHSFERRIEALGSLKNVGYQVGTGVMIGLPFQTYEHLADDLLFFKKLDIDMCGMGPYIEHEDTPLYQYRHLLKTKQERFDLALNMIAVLRLLMPDINIAAATALQAIDPAGREKALAIGANVIMPNLTPTAYREEYQLYEDKPCLDEDAELCRNCLEARIHMAGSEIGFGEWGDSKHFYKRNKKQPKTKS, from the coding sequence TTGAAGAAAGAAGAAATAATACAGCTGCTTAAAGCCACCGGCGAAGAACGTACCGCTTTACTAAAACGGGCGCAGGAGGTGAAGGTAAAAGAAACTGGGAATAAAGTATATTTTCGGGGCTTAGTAGAGTTTTCGAATATTTGTGCGAAAGACTGTTTGTACTGCGGTATTCGGAAAGGAAACGACAAAGTTATTCGTTACGATGTGAGCGATGAGGAGATTCTGGAATCGTGCAGGTTTGCCTGGGAAAACCATTTTGCATCAGTGGTATTGCAATCGGGTGAATTGTCGTCACCGGCTTTTATTAAGCGGGTAGATGGTTTGCTGAAGAAGATTAAACAACTCTCGAACGGAGAGCTGGGCATAACACTTAGTTGTGGTGAACAAAGCGAGGATACCTACCGCCGTTGGTTCGGGAGTGGGGCACACCGTTATTTACTACGCATTGAGTCGTCGAATCGCGAATTGTACTATAAAATTCATCCTGAAAATGAAACGCATTCGTTTGAACGAAGAATTGAAGCACTCGGTAGTTTAAAAAACGTGGGCTACCAGGTGGGAACAGGAGTGATGATTGGCTTGCCCTTTCAAACGTATGAACACCTGGCTGACGACCTGCTTTTTTTTAAGAAGCTGGACATTGATATGTGCGGAATGGGTCCCTACATTGAGCATGAAGATACGCCCTTGTACCAATACCGGCATTTGCTGAAAACCAAACAGGAGCGTTTTGATTTGGCCCTGAATATGATTGCCGTTTTGCGCTTGCTAATGCCCGATATTAATATTGCGGCGGCTACAGCTTTGCAGGCCATCGACCCTGCCGGAAGGGAAAAAGCATTGGCCATTGGCGCCAATGTAATAATGCCCAATTTAACCCCAACGGCTTACCGCGAAGAGTATCAATTGTACGAGGATAAACCCTGTTTGGATGAAGATGCCGAGCTGTGCAGAAATTGCCTGGAGGCCCGAATACATATGGCGGGCTCGGAAATTGGTTTTGGCGAGTGGGGAGATTCAAAACATTTTTACAAACGCAATAAAAAGCAGCCTAAAACAAAAAGTTGA
- a CDS encoding SulP family inorganic anion transporter, whose protein sequence is MKFEFKFIDKKQGSIKDDILSGLTVSLALVPEAVAFAFVAGVSPIVGLYGAFMMGLITSIFGGRPGMISGATGAMAVVMVSLVQKGNAMGDGQGLQYLFATLILAGTIQGLFGIFKLGKFIRLVPHSVMMGFVNGLAIVIFLSQLGMFKTGDEWLTGAPLFTMLGLVALTMIIMIVLPKLSKAIPAALVGILVVSAIVIFGNIETETVKSFIQNGGGDSIKAGLPTFNVPLIPFNLHTLELIFPYALILAAVGLIESLMTLNLVDELTETRGSGNRECAAQGMANIVNGFFGGMGGCAMIGQSIINIKSGGRGRLSGIFAAIMLLMFILFASSYIEMIPIAALVGVMFMVVIGTFAWSTFKIIDKIPVSDLIVIVLVTGLTVIFDLAIAVLAGVIVSALVFSWENAKRIRARKKTDEHGIKHYEIFGPLFFGSTTLFQSKFDVQNDPNEVIVDFKESRIMDQSAIEAINKLAERYQKAGKTIHLRHLSRDCIKLVKKAEAICDVNVLEDPNYFVAIDNYNRVIKNTKTPFNS, encoded by the coding sequence ATGAAATTTGAATTTAAATTTATAGATAAGAAGCAGGGTAGTATAAAAGACGATATACTTTCTGGTCTTACCGTATCCTTAGCCCTTGTTCCCGAGGCAGTAGCTTTTGCTTTTGTGGCCGGGGTTTCGCCCATTGTTGGCCTTTACGGTGCCTTTATGATGGGACTGATTACGTCAATTTTTGGCGGCCGCCCGGGAATGATTTCCGGAGCTACCGGTGCCATGGCCGTTGTTATGGTTAGCCTGGTGCAAAAGGGAAATGCTATGGGCGACGGACAAGGCCTGCAGTACCTTTTTGCCACCTTAATTTTAGCAGGAACCATTCAGGGGCTTTTTGGTATTTTCAAATTAGGAAAGTTTATCCGCCTGGTGCCGCACTCGGTAATGATGGGCTTTGTTAACGGGCTAGCCATCGTTATTTTCCTGTCGCAGTTAGGCATGTTTAAAACTGGTGACGAATGGTTAACCGGCGCTCCATTGTTTACCATGCTTGGCCTGGTGGCTTTAACCATGATTATAATGATTGTGCTGCCAAAACTAAGCAAAGCCATTCCGGCTGCTCTGGTAGGTATTTTGGTTGTTTCGGCCATTGTTATCTTCGGAAATATTGAAACAGAAACGGTTAAAAGTTTTATTCAAAACGGCGGTGGCGATAGCATAAAAGCAGGTTTGCCAACTTTTAATGTGCCGCTAATTCCGTTTAACCTTCACACGCTTGAACTAATTTTTCCGTATGCCCTGATTTTGGCAGCTGTTGGTTTAATCGAATCGTTAATGACTCTGAACCTGGTTGACGAATTAACCGAAACCCGGGGAAGCGGCAACCGCGAATGTGCCGCACAAGGTATGGCCAATATCGTTAACGGATTTTTTGGAGGAATGGGCGGTTGCGCCATGATTGGACAAAGCATCATCAACATCAAATCGGGTGGACGTGGTCGCCTGTCAGGAATTTTTGCAGCCATTATGCTGCTTATGTTTATCCTGTTTGCCTCGAGCTATATTGAAATGATACCCATTGCTGCTCTGGTTGGCGTAATGTTTATGGTAGTAATTGGGACCTTTGCCTGGAGTACATTTAAAATCATCGATAAAATACCGGTTTCAGACCTGATTGTGATTGTGCTGGTTACCGGCTTAACGGTTATTTTCGATCTTGCAATTGCAGTGTTGGCAGGTGTTATCGTTTCGGCACTCGTGTTTTCGTGGGAGAATGCCAAACGTATTCGAGCCCGCAAAAAAACCGACGAACACGGCATAAAACATTACGAAATTTTTGGCCCGCTGTTTTTTGGGTCAACAACACTTTTTCAGAGCAAATTTGATGTGCAAAATGACCCCAACGAGGTAATTGTTGATTTTAAAGAATCGCGCATAATGGACCAGTCGGCAATTGAAGCCATAAATAAACTGGCCGAACGCTACCAAAAAGCGGGAAAAACAATTCACCTGCGCCACCTTAGCCGCGACTGCATAAAACTGGTGAAAAAAGCTGAAGCTATTTGCGATGTAAATGTGCTGGAAGATCCGAATTACTTTGTGGCTATTGATAATTATAACCGGGTTATAAAAAATACAAAAACTCCGTTTAACAGTTAA
- a CDS encoding TM1266 family iron-only hydrogenase system putative regulator, translating into MRRLGFVGIIIEDREQSSGAVNEVLSQFSELVLARTGLPNAKENYSVITLVIDATTDELGMLTGKLGNIQGVSVKSGLAKK; encoded by the coding sequence ATGAGACGACTGGGATTTGTAGGAATAATTATTGAGGACCGGGAGCAATCATCGGGAGCGGTTAACGAGGTGTTGAGCCAGTTTTCTGAACTTGTTTTGGCGAGAACCGGACTGCCCAATGCCAAAGAAAATTATTCGGTAATTACCCTGGTTATTGATGCAACTACTGATGAACTGGGAATGTTAACCGGAAAACTGGGAAATATACAGGGCGTTTCTGTAAAATCAGGTCTTGCAAAAAAATAG
- the hydG gene encoding [FeFe] hydrogenase H-cluster radical SAM maturase HydG, whose product MYNVPADFINEAKIWEALEANKNPEPSRIKEVLQKAAEMKGLNADDVAVLTCISDPEMLAELFTAANTVKETIYGKRLVLFAPLYISNLCANECLYCAFRATNKDIDRHALSQEHIAREVEVLINQGHKRVLLVAGESYPNQGFQYVLDSIRTIYGVKNKHGEIRRVNVNVAPLSTDEFKQLKAEGIGTYQIFQETYHHETYHKVHLGGKKRDYNWRAWSLHRAMEAGIDDVGIGVLFGLFDYRFEILAMMQHIRELEDKFGVGPHTISVPRLEPATNSDLASHPPFPVSDIDFRKIVAILRLAVPYTGIIMSTRETAKMRRETFALGVSQISAGSKTNPGGYEEEDEISSQFSLGDHRPLDEVIRDVASMGYIPSFCTACYRLGRTGQDFMDLAKPGDIRLHCAPNGLSSFKEYLQNYAAPETKEIGEKLIRDTIAGMSGIARQRAEKLVKRVEAGRDDVYC is encoded by the coding sequence ATGTACAATGTTCCTGCCGATTTTATAAACGAAGCAAAAATTTGGGAAGCACTGGAAGCCAACAAAAACCCGGAGCCATCGCGAATTAAGGAAGTACTGCAAAAAGCAGCCGAAATGAAAGGTCTGAATGCCGATGATGTTGCTGTGCTCACCTGCATTAGCGACCCGGAAATGCTGGCCGAACTTTTTACTGCCGCCAACACGGTTAAAGAAACCATTTATGGCAAACGTCTGGTATTGTTTGCGCCTTTATACATATCAAACCTCTGCGCCAACGAGTGCCTTTATTGTGCATTCAGAGCTACCAACAAGGATATCGATCGCCATGCACTTTCGCAGGAGCACATTGCCCGCGAAGTTGAAGTGTTAATCAACCAGGGACACAAACGCGTTTTACTGGTTGCCGGCGAATCGTACCCTAATCAAGGCTTTCAGTATGTACTCGACTCCATTCGAACCATTTACGGTGTTAAAAACAAGCACGGCGAAATACGCCGGGTAAACGTAAACGTGGCACCACTTTCAACCGATGAGTTTAAGCAACTAAAAGCTGAAGGAATTGGCACCTACCAGATTTTTCAGGAAACCTACCACCACGAAACCTACCACAAAGTTCACCTTGGGGGTAAAAAACGCGACTACAACTGGCGGGCATGGTCGCTGCACCGTGCAATGGAAGCAGGCATTGATGACGTTGGCATTGGTGTACTTTTTGGCTTGTTCGATTACCGTTTCGAAATATTAGCTATGATGCAACACATTCGCGAACTGGAAGATAAATTTGGTGTTGGACCGCATACCATTAGTGTTCCGCGACTGGAACCAGCCACCAACAGCGATCTGGCGTCGCACCCGCCATTTCCGGTTTCCGATATCGATTTCAGAAAAATAGTAGCCATTTTACGACTGGCAGTTCCGTATACCGGCATAATTATGTCGACGCGCGAAACGGCTAAAATGCGCCGCGAAACATTTGCATTGGGTGTCAGTCAGATTTCGGCAGGAAGTAAAACCAATCCGGGAGGGTACGAAGAAGAAGACGAAATTTCAAGTCAGTTTAGCCTGGGCGACCACCGACCACTCGACGAAGTTATTCGTGATGTGGCATCAATGGGCTACATCCCTTCGTTTTGTACAGCCTGTTACCGTTTAGGAAGAACAGGGCAGGATTTTATGGATCTGGCAAAGCCCGGTGATATCCGCTTGCACTGTGCTCCCAATGGCTTAAGCTCGTTTAAAGAATACCTGCAAAACTATGCCGCACCCGAAACCAAAGAAATAGGAGAAAAGCTTATTCGCGATACCATTGCCGGAATGAGTGGTATTGCCAGGCAACGCGCCGAGAAGCTGGTAAAACGCGTTGAAGCGGGTCGGGACGATGTTTACTGTTAA
- a CDS encoding copper homeostasis protein CutC: protein MIKEACVESFEEAKRAQEQGADRVELCSDLANDGLTPTMRDLQKACSLLAIPVMVMVRPRKGNFVYSPHEISEMKQAIDKAKNAGAHGVVLGMLRPDNKIDAKNTRMLAEYALPLPVTFHKAIDEMDDPVEGVRVLKTIPNVKRILTSGGKPTALKGLETIRQMIAEAEGKIIMLVAGKVLDTNVSKIQKLTGTNELHGRRIVGELL, encoded by the coding sequence GTGATAAAAGAAGCTTGTGTTGAATCGTTTGAAGAAGCAAAGCGGGCGCAGGAACAAGGTGCCGATAGAGTAGAGCTGTGCTCCGACCTGGCCAATGATGGACTAACACCAACAATGCGAGATCTGCAAAAAGCATGTTCGCTCCTTGCTATTCCGGTAATGGTTATGGTGAGGCCCCGAAAAGGGAACTTTGTGTATTCACCGCATGAAATAAGCGAAATGAAGCAGGCGATTGACAAGGCAAAAAATGCCGGCGCCCATGGTGTTGTTTTGGGTATGCTCAGGCCTGACAATAAAATCGATGCCAAAAACACCCGCATGCTGGCAGAATATGCGCTGCCACTTCCGGTTACCTTTCATAAAGCAATTGATGAAATGGATGACCCCGTTGAAGGCGTAAGGGTATTAAAAACCATTCCGAATGTAAAACGAATACTTACATCGGGCGGGAAACCAACAGCCCTGAAAGGACTGGAAACCATCAGACAAATGATCGCTGAAGCTGAAGGAAAAATAATCATGCTTGTTGCGGGGAAAGTACTGGACACGAATGTAAGCAAGATACAGAAACTCACCGGAACGAACGAATTACATGGACGCCGAATTGTTGGCGAACTGCTGTAA
- a CDS encoding HAMP domain-containing sensor histidine kinase has product MKTGFRKYTFVLALFIILALLATQIKWIIYSIRFQDKVFEKSVELALSETMTTLTADKPLCSMVKACVECDTARLKTQLTTAGVWEKIHDAIESELRSYDIDLEYEMYILENKSEELKALQKEFDNGLYYSRCMGGILGHSGYQLVVEFPSRTRFFFAKAGLMFLGSVVLIFLLIVSLYNIFRIYNREIRIAQHTKELLNNVSHEFKTPLSSIALASNMIRKRRYGTNEQKLENYAELIFKENRKLQNLVESLLRLEAVERNAFDYSKEDVAISDVIQEAISTCEMLLDEKQGSILYQPNPDKMYVCVDRLHFINVFVNLLSNAIKYSKNEPQIKIETIKQNDKLRIEVTDNGIGIPLKFQKYIFNKYYRVPTGDVHNTKGFGIGLAYVKQIVEAHNGTISVESETENGTTFIIQLPEIKK; this is encoded by the coding sequence GTGAAAACGGGATTCAGAAAATATACGTTTGTGTTGGCATTGTTTATTATTTTGGCACTGCTGGCAACACAAATAAAATGGATTATCTATTCCATTCGTTTTCAGGACAAGGTGTTTGAAAAAAGCGTTGAGCTGGCCTTAAGCGAAACAATGACTACATTAACCGCTGATAAACCCTTGTGCAGCATGGTAAAAGCCTGTGTCGAATGTGACACCGCCAGGCTAAAAACCCAACTTACCACCGCAGGCGTTTGGGAAAAAATTCACGATGCAATTGAGTCTGAACTTCGCTCGTACGACATCGACCTGGAATACGAGATGTATATTCTTGAAAATAAATCGGAAGAGTTAAAAGCTTTACAAAAAGAATTTGATAACGGCCTGTATTACTCGCGTTGTATGGGCGGTATTTTGGGGCATTCGGGATACCAACTGGTGGTGGAGTTCCCCTCGCGAACCCGGTTCTTTTTTGCTAAAGCCGGCCTTATGTTTTTAGGTTCTGTTGTGCTAATTTTCCTGTTAATTGTGAGTCTTTACAATATTTTCAGAATTTACAACAGGGAAATACGAATTGCACAACACACTAAAGAACTGCTCAATAATGTTAGTCACGAGTTTAAAACCCCGCTTTCGTCGATAGCGCTGGCGTCAAACATGATTAGAAAAAGGCGCTACGGAACTAACGAGCAAAAGCTTGAAAACTATGCAGAACTGATATTTAAAGAGAACCGAAAACTTCAAAATCTGGTGGAAAGTTTGTTGCGATTGGAAGCTGTTGAACGGAATGCTTTCGACTATTCTAAAGAAGACGTGGCAATAAGTGACGTGATACAGGAAGCAATTTCTACCTGCGAAATGTTACTGGATGAGAAACAAGGCAGTATTTTATATCAGCCAAATCCTGACAAAATGTATGTTTGTGTTGATCGCCTGCATTTTATAAACGTATTTGTAAATTTGCTTTCCAATGCCATAAAATACTCGAAAAACGAACCACAGATAAAAATCGAAACCATTAAGCAAAACGATAAGCTTAGAATTGAGGTGACCGATAATGGAATTGGAATACCTCTGAAGTTTCAGAAGTATATTTTTAATAAATACTACCGGGTACCAACAGGTGATGTGCACAACACAAAAGGATTTGGCATTGGATTGGCTTACGTTAAACAAATTGTTGAAGCTCATAACGGAACAATTTCTGTTGAAAGCGAGACAGAAAATGGAACCACTTTTATTATTCAACTGCCTGAAATTAAAAAGTAG
- a CDS encoding response regulator transcription factor → MDEKKLNIILVEDDTNLGYLLEDFLLSRGVQVTLYRDGEEGLEGFRKNESFNFCIFDVMLPKLDGFSLAEKVKAIEPKIPIVFLTARAMKEDKMKGYNIGADDYITKPFDEDELWCKIVAISNRSDFVQAEPDNIYQVGAYEFDFENQSLTINNKVRRLTIREAEVLRMLCKAKKNVIRREQILTAIWGENDYFAGRSLDVFISKLRKYFADDSSVSIENVVKVGYILNC, encoded by the coding sequence ATGGATGAAAAGAAACTGAATATAATTTTAGTAGAAGACGACACCAACCTTGGTTACTTACTTGAAGATTTTTTATTAAGCCGTGGAGTACAAGTTACCTTATACCGCGATGGCGAAGAAGGACTCGAAGGATTCAGGAAAAACGAGAGCTTTAATTTTTGCATTTTTGATGTCATGCTTCCAAAACTGGATGGTTTTTCGCTGGCGGAAAAAGTAAAAGCCATAGAGCCTAAAATTCCTATTGTTTTTCTGACTGCCCGGGCCATGAAAGAGGATAAAATGAAAGGTTACAATATTGGCGCCGATGATTATATTACCAAACCTTTTGATGAAGATGAGCTGTGGTGTAAAATTGTTGCCATAAGTAATCGTAGTGATTTCGTTCAGGCAGAGCCGGATAATATTTATCAGGTGGGCGCTTATGAGTTTGATTTTGAAAATCAATCGTTAACCATAAACAATAAGGTGCGGCGCTTAACCATACGCGAGGCCGAGGTGTTGCGCATGCTTTGTAAAGCCAAAAAGAATGTGATCAGACGCGAACAGATATTAACCGCTATTTGGGGCGAAAACGATTATTTTGCGGGTAGGAGTCTGGATGTTTTTATATCGAAATTGAGAAAGTATTTTGCCGATGATTCATCAGTTTCGATTGAAAATGTGGTGAAAGTGGGTTACATTCTGAATTGTTAA
- a CDS encoding alpha-L-fucosidase: MKKLILFIPVFLAFMANAQLEHEITDYVWPTDEAVLEKLEDWQDLKFGLLMHWGSYSQWGIVESWSICPEDYGWCERKKGSNPKDYFTYKKEYENLKLSFNPTGFNPDRWAKAAAGAGMKYVVFTTKHHDGFCMFDSKYTDYKVTSTECPFSANPKANITKEVFDAFREEGLWAGAYFSKPDWNSPYYWDPKFPPFDRNVNYDPALYPEQWEKFVEFTQNQIMELMSDYGKIDILWLDGGWVSKKSPEQVEAYYKHVAENEKSGFPKSRAVNQDIRMDEIAAKAREKQPGLIVVDRAVKGPNQNYLTPENKVPETQLPYPWESCIIAGGGWSWVPDAKFMTPKQAIHMLIDIVAKGGNLLYNIAPGPDGKWPEGAYALLEEMGEWIDVNSEAIYATRAIAPYKTDNICLSQQKDTKAVYAIYLEQEDGSGLPESFTVKGVKAAKNAKLSLLGAKGNLKWQNTGDGVKVFVPAGLRKNLPCQLAWAVKISAVE, from the coding sequence ATGAAGAAATTAATTTTGTTTATACCCGTTTTTCTGGCATTTATGGCAAATGCCCAGTTAGAACATGAAATTACCGACTATGTGTGGCCAACCGACGAAGCCGTTTTGGAAAAACTGGAAGATTGGCAGGATTTAAAATTTGGACTGCTGATGCACTGGGGCAGTTACAGCCAGTGGGGAATTGTTGAATCGTGGAGTATTTGCCCCGAAGATTACGGCTGGTGTGAACGAAAAAAAGGCAGCAACCCGAAAGATTATTTTACTTATAAAAAAGAATACGAAAACCTCAAATTATCATTCAACCCAACGGGTTTTAATCCTGACAGATGGGCTAAAGCAGCCGCCGGCGCCGGAATGAAATATGTGGTATTTACCACCAAACACCACGATGGCTTTTGCATGTTCGATTCGAAATATACCGATTACAAAGTTACCAGCACCGAGTGCCCTTTTAGTGCAAATCCAAAAGCAAATATTACCAAAGAAGTTTTTGATGCTTTTCGCGAAGAAGGATTATGGGCTGGAGCCTATTTTTCGAAACCCGACTGGAACAGCCCCTATTACTGGGACCCCAAATTCCCGCCTTTCGACAGAAACGTAAACTACGACCCGGCATTATATCCGGAGCAATGGGAAAAATTTGTGGAATTTACCCAAAACCAGATTATGGAATTAATGAGCGATTACGGAAAAATAGACATCCTCTGGTTAGACGGTGGCTGGGTTTCGAAAAAATCGCCCGAGCAAGTGGAAGCCTACTACAAACACGTGGCTGAAAACGAGAAATCGGGGTTTCCGAAATCGCGTGCCGTAAACCAGGACATCCGCATGGACGAAATTGCAGCCAAAGCCCGCGAAAAACAACCCGGATTAATTGTGGTTGACCGCGCAGTTAAAGGCCCTAACCAAAATTACCTTACGCCCGAAAACAAGGTGCCCGAAACACAATTGCCCTACCCCTGGGAAAGCTGTATTATTGCAGGAGGTGGCTGGTCGTGGGTACCCGATGCGAAATTTATGACCCCAAAACAAGCTATACACATGCTGATTGACATTGTAGCCAAAGGCGGAAACTTGCTGTACAACATTGCCCCGGGTCCCGATGGCAAATGGCCTGAAGGTGCCTACGCCTTGCTGGAAGAAATGGGCGAATGGATTGATGTAAACAGCGAAGCCATTTATGCTACCCGCGCTATTGCCCCTTATAAAACCGACAATATTTGTCTCAGCCAGCAAAAAGATACAAAAGCAGTTTATGCCATTTATTTAGAGCAAGAAGACGGTAGTGGTTTACCCGAATCGTTTACCGTAAAAGGAGTTAAAGCAGCTAAAAATGCCAAACTTAGCCTGCTGGGTGCAAAAGGCAACTTAAAATGGCAAAATACCGGCGACGGTGTAAAAGTTTTCGTGCCGGCTGGCCTACGCAAAAACCTGCCTTGCCAATTGGCATGGGCGGTAAAAATATCAGCGGTAGAATAA
- a CDS encoding aspartate ammonia-lyase has protein sequence MVQLRTENDLLGQKQLPADALWGIHTARAIENFPIMKQTVHQELVKAYGEVKLACAQTNNALGFWKNKEKGAAIEQAAFEMSQGLLNEHIVVDSLQGGAGTSTNMNVNEVLANRALLLLNQQPGNYDLVSPLNDINLHQSTNDTYPTALKVAAIRLLRLLEQNVLALQEAFQQKEKEFAPIVKIGRTQLQDAVLTTLGREMGAYAEAFNRDRWRIYKCEERLRVVNLGGTAIGTGLGAPKQFIFRVLDKLRDNTNIGLARSENLVDGTLNTDVFVEVSGILKACASNLLKISNDLRLMSSGPHAGLGEINLPELQAGSSIMPGKVNPVIPEAVAQVAIKVMGNDQIITQASSSGNLELNQFLPLIAHSLLESVDLLKEACNLFTEKCVSGITANEKKCRAQVNNSTATVTALMPAIGYNKCDEILKIARQHELSIKEASLKSGFLNEEEFEQLITPEAVCRLGH, from the coding sequence ATGGTACAGTTAAGAACAGAAAACGACTTACTTGGCCAAAAACAACTACCTGCCGACGCGCTGTGGGGCATTCACACTGCCCGTGCTATTGAAAATTTTCCAATCATGAAACAAACTGTGCATCAGGAATTGGTTAAAGCTTATGGCGAGGTAAAACTGGCCTGCGCACAAACCAACAATGCACTTGGTTTCTGGAAAAACAAAGAAAAAGGCGCAGCAATAGAGCAAGCTGCATTTGAAATGAGCCAGGGACTGCTGAATGAACATATTGTGGTAGATTCCTTGCAGGGAGGGGCCGGAACGTCAACCAACATGAATGTTAACGAGGTACTTGCCAACCGTGCTTTGTTGTTACTTAACCAACAACCCGGTAATTACGATTTGGTTTCGCCACTTAACGATATTAACCTTCACCAAAGCACTAACGACACCTACCCAACAGCTTTAAAAGTTGCAGCTATTCGTTTGTTACGCCTGTTGGAGCAAAATGTACTCGCGCTTCAAGAGGCGTTTCAGCAAAAGGAAAAAGAATTTGCACCTATCGTAAAAATTGGCAGAACCCAGTTGCAGGACGCTGTATTAACCACATTGGGGCGCGAAATGGGTGCCTATGCCGAAGCCTTTAACCGCGACCGCTGGCGGATTTACAAATGCGAAGAACGTTTGCGTGTTGTAAACCTCGGAGGAACAGCTATTGGAACCGGACTGGGAGCTCCAAAACAATTTATTTTCAGGGTGCTTGACAAACTGCGCGATAATACAAATATTGGCCTGGCACGTAGCGAAAACCTGGTTGATGGTACCCTAAACACCGATGTATTTGTTGAAGTTTCAGGAATTTTAAAAGCATGCGCATCAAACTTATTAAAAATCAGCAACGACCTTCGGCTGATGTCCAGTGGTCCGCATGCCGGTTTAGGAGAGATTAATTTGCCTGAACTTCAGGCCGGATCATCAATAATGCCCGGAAAAGTTAACCCCGTAATACCCGAAGCAGTAGCCCAGGTAGCTATTAAAGTAATGGGGAACGACCAAATAATTACGCAGGCAAGTAGCTCTGGCAACCTGGAATTGAACCAGTTTCTTCCGTTAATTGCACACAGTTTACTCGAATCTGTCGACCTGTTAAAGGAGGCCTGTAATCTTTTTACCGAAAAGTGTGTATCCGGAATAACAGCCAATGAAAAAAAATGTCGGGCTCAGGTAAATAACTCCACCGCCACGGTTACTGCTCTTATGCCTGCTATTGGGTACAACAAGTGCGATGAAATATTAAAAATCGCTCGCCAACACGAATTATCCATTAAAGAGGCAAGTTTAAAATCAGGCTTTTTAAACGAAGAAGAATTTGAACAGCTGATAACTCCGGAAGCCGTTTGCCGACTGGGACATTAA
- the miaA gene encoding tRNA (adenosine(37)-N6)-dimethylallyltransferase MiaA, with product MTYNLVSILGPTATGKTGLAAHFAAQYNGEVISADSRQVYRGMDLGTGKDLEDYFVNGREVPSHLVDIENAGEHYNVYRFQTDFIKVFNDIVSRKKFPVLCGGSGLYLEAVLKNYRLIEVPPNKELRKELEGKTLEELTDILKKLKPDLHNDTDVETDRRAIRAIEIEKYYAENPIEDSAMPEISSLNVGIDFDREIRRQRITTRLKQRLDEGMLDEVQTLLDLGLSPEQLIYYGLEYKFLTLHLIGELSFDEMFRKLEIAIHQFAKRQMTWFRGMEKRGTKIHWINGHLPMEEKVEQINALLKI from the coding sequence TTGACCTACAATTTAGTAAGCATATTAGGGCCAACGGCCACCGGAAAAACAGGACTTGCTGCACATTTTGCAGCACAATACAATGGTGAAGTAATTTCAGCAGATTCCCGGCAGGTGTACCGCGGTATGGATTTAGGCACCGGCAAAGACCTGGAAGATTATTTTGTGAATGGCCGGGAAGTTCCTTCGCATTTGGTTGATATCGAAAATGCCGGAGAACACTACAATGTGTACCGCTTTCAAACCGATTTTATAAAAGTTTTTAATGACATTGTTTCACGGAAGAAGTTTCCGGTATTGTGTGGAGGAAGTGGTTTGTACCTGGAGGCTGTGTTAAAGAATTACCGTTTAATTGAGGTGCCACCGAATAAGGAATTACGCAAAGAGCTGGAAGGCAAAACGCTGGAAGAACTCACCGATATTCTGAAAAAGTTAAAACCCGATTTGCACAACGATACTGATGTGGAAACCGATCGAAGAGCCATTCGGGCAATTGAAATTGAAAAATATTATGCCGAAAATCCGATAGAAGATTCGGCTATGCCCGAAATTAGCAGCTTAAATGTTGGTATTGATTTTGACCGTGAGATACGTCGCCAACGCATTACTACCCGCCTAAAACAGCGCCTTGACGAGGGGATGCTTGATGAGGTGCAAACCTTGCTCGACTTGGGTTTAAGCCCGGAGCAATTAATTTATTACGGACTTGAATACAAATTTCTTACCCTCCATTTAATTGGTGAATTGAGTTTTGATGAAATGTTCCGTAAGCTTGAGATTGCGATTCATCAGTTTGCCAAACGCCAGATGACCTGGTTTCGAGGAATGGAAAAGCGGGGAACAAAAATCCACTGGATAAACGGGCATTTGCCTATGGAAGAAAAGGTAGAGCAGATTAATGCATTATTAAAAATTTAA